Part of the Henckelia pumila isolate YLH828 chromosome 2, ASM3356847v2, whole genome shotgun sequence genome is shown below.
tatttatcttttattttgaattacatatatgtatgggcatatatgtatagtattatttttagtattttataaaaaaaatccgcatttattagtagtagacgtTTCAGAATGAATGTGGAGATGCTCGACATTGATGGTGTCACACGATGGAATGGATGCAGAGTAAAGAGGATAACAAGGCTGGTGTGGCTTTAATATATTGGCAAAAGAACAAAATTCACGGCGCTGCTTTTAAAGTTCAAGTATGTTTTTGGTTTATTGAATATATTGAGAGAAAGTGCATGTGTTTTAATAGTTTGGATGAGTGATTCAATAATGCTTAACAAGCTTTGGCAGAAAAAGATTGAAACTAGACAGATGTGATGTGCTGATGTTCATAGACTTCACATCTTCAACTGttaaatttattgtttttgaaagaaacggtgtacgtggtttgttatgtaaaataggcAGTGTTGTTCTTAGTGTTGTGACACCGCGGACAACACCGACTCTTGATTTTAACCTACAATTATAATAAGATTTCTGTCAAGTGGCATCAAAAACAACTCTTGACTTTACTAAGAGAGATTccgttatttttgttttgtaggTTTATCATGGACATGCCGGTTGTTGACGTCAGATTCCAACCACCGAAagtaaataattcaaatttatgtGAAGGTTCAATTTCTTTGATCACCCAAAAGTTTGAATATTATTTGAAGAGAAGAAACAAACATAAATTTGGGCAACAATTTAAGCACCCTAGTTTTCCTGCTCCTAAAAATCTGTTGAGGGTGTCACCTACTCGAGAACCATCTTGACCAAGGTAAGTTGTTAATTATGAATCTAATACCAAGAATTTTGATTATGTATAATGCAGGAAATGCAAtggatatggacactatgaaATTGAATGTGCAAATCGATTCCACAAAGGTATGAATTTTTCATTGAGTGATGATGACTCAGACAGAGATCAAGAACAGAATGATGAAGAAGATCATACCTCATTGGCTGCATTGTTGAAAGAAAAGAGGTGTTTTCAATTCAACCCACTTGGTGTTGCCTCCGATGTTGCAACACCAGGCCAAAACACCAGTGAAAAATCAGTTTACTTGAATACATCTACTTTTGGTAATTTTGGTGATCAAGAAGCTGTCAATGATGATATAACTCTAGAGTGTGTACAAGAATTTTATGAGGAGTTGTATGCTGATCGTATCAAACAGAACAATTTGAACACAATTCTCTCTAAAGAAAATTCTTATTTGAAGTTTGTCATGGTCAAGCTTGAAGTGATTCTAGATaataaaaatcttgaattcTGCAATGATAAGGGGGAGCTTAAAAAGGTAACTCTAAAACTTGTTAAGTTTAATTCAAGTACATTCAAGCTTGATTTTATAATGGGTAAAGATGGTAAGGCTGGTCTAGGGTTAGAAAATAGAGTGTTTGAAGTTGTAGAATCATCAAAACCAACTGTGTTTGTGAAAAAAAGTAGCATTACTTCTAGAACACCCATTGTTGCTCCGCCATTCAAGAATTATTCATCAAAAGAGCGTGTTCCTCCTCAAAAATCAAAGCAATGGAAGCGTCATTTTATTTGTCATTACTGTTTCAAACCAAATCACATCAGGTCCTTTTGTTTCAAGACCATGAATGACTACATATATTGGAAGTCAAAGCTGATGTTTCCCCCCGTGTTGCACAACACCAGGCGGAACACCACTAAAAACAGACCCACAACAAAGAAAATTTGGGtaccaaagtttgattttcagtgttttgttgtttataCTTCTTTGAAAACTAACATTGCAGGTCACTGGTACCTTCATAGAGGAAGCTCACGCCACATTACAGGTTTGAAAGAGCATCTCATGGACCATATTGAACAAATATGTGGTAAAGTGACTTACGGAGGTGGTGCAAAATGAAATATTGGTGGCAAAGGAACACCGAACGTGGATGGATTTTCAAAGTTTCACAATGTGCTACATGTCAAGGGACTAATCTCAAACTTCAAGTTTGATTaaaatacttgtgaagtttttgataatgctaacaTATGTTTTTTGATAGGTACAAGATCAGCAGATTACTACCAACTTGGAGAGGAACTTGCCTACAAACACATGAAGGTAGATGATCTTGATTTACGGAATCAAAAGTTGTGTCATGCAATTTTGAAGACATTGAAAAATCTGTGTAAGTATGAAGCTGTCCAAGGTATGCATATTTTGAATCCTGGAgttccatatgtttgtggtgcatATCAAATAGGTAAGAAAACTCTCGTGTTGCATCCCGTGTTACAACACTTTGGGACAACACGGTGCCTTGAACTTTTGCATTTGGATTTAATGGATCCTACTGAATTAGAAAGCTATGGAGGTAAGAAGTTTTCTTTTGTGTGTGTTGATGACTTCTCACGTTTTACATGCGTAAGATTCATCAGAGAGAAGTCggatatgtttgatatttttaataatttactcGCAAAGATTACTAACCTGCATAACTTGAAGGTTGTAAGGATCAGGACCGACCATGGTAAGGAATTTGAGACctatttattttcatatttgagtGATAAGAAAGACATATCAAATGAATTTTCTGCCCAaagactcctcaacaaaatggcaTAGCCAAAAGAAAGAATATGACATTGCAGAAGATGGCTGGGGTGATGTTGAGCTCAAAGAATATCTCAAAATTATTATGGGCAGAAGTCATGGATACAGATTGTCATGTATTTAATCGAGTATACTTAAGGTGTAACGACTCACGTCCTTCCACCGTATCCCTCCCCAGCATATAGCATGGCTCGGACCGCATGGtttagctcaatggtaccagaaatcataaaactttgtacttaagcctggaggtataaggttcgattcctggggagggcaaaaacccaCTGCCAGGAGTGGGGAGGTCATGAGTGTGATGCCCGTCAAACCATGCGGTCCGAGCCCATGCTATAGGCTGGGGagggatgcggtggaaggacGTGGGTCGTTACATAAAAGAGCGAcgtcactttattcgagatttggtgGAAAAAGGTGTGATCCAAATGgattttgttggaactaataaccaactgAAAGTTATATTCACAAAATCTTTAGATTTCGAGAGATTCTCAACTCTTCGGagtctctcagcatgtgtgcattataatccttTGCTGGTGTTGTCGCCGGTTTTACAACACCTTAGACAACattgttgtttttcttttcatgcATGTTTAGGATTTTACGCATTTTGCATTCACTTTGTGATGTGTAGTGTCTTAATCTCTGTTATAGTGATTTGATAGGCGCcaagtttttctgcaaaatttttaaagcaCATTGACCCTTTTTCTTTTGAACTCTAactaaaccactaagtagttgagggatgtacaTGTATTCCATGTTCGTGTCCCATGTGAATGGTGGTTTCTCAAATTCAGTGTTCGgctttttaataagtttgatGACCAAATGTCATGCATACAAACTTTATCAATAATctgaagaaaatggaaaaagctacttaattgagtccaatgaagactgttcttttagtatgcaggctaccacttctggaaATTTTCTGAAAccaagggtaatcaagtgtgtaagtttcaaatactttttgaaaaactatggtgttgttgatgatgttgtcaacacgagAGGCAACACTACACTTGTAAAAATATCATGTGCATgtggttgcattttatttttatgttacattctgttttaggcataaaataagACATGAATATGCATTCAGAATTGTGAATATTTTCTGTTCAGGGTTTGACGTTCTAAACGAACAATTTTGGTGAAATACTCTATCtactgaaaattgaatttttgtgattgaaaatgatttAGTGGAGTTCAGCCGATGTGGAGTTATTTATGGGAATTTTTGATTGCTTTCAATCTCGGGTTATTGTCATAATTGGGTtggattttatttcctcaatttgAAAAGTTTTACCCATAAGAATTTTCGTTGGTAAGTGTTTctggatgagtttgttagaaGAAGAAtgtttgaatgtttgaattctTTTTACTGTCCAATGGATTTCTTTTAAGCATATATTACTCATTGATTTGATCATTCTTATGCTTAATTGGTCTTTGCAATCATCAAATTGTCTTTCTACATTCTCTCGCTTTGATTATATTTAAGCTTATCTGTTTTCTGTGCTAATCAGATTGtctttttgttttggttttttcCAAACATGTGCCTACTTCTACTGTCATTGAGGAAGAACTTAATGCAGATATGCAACAGAAACTTGCAGATAGTAGGCCTAATATTTTTGGTAGTTTATCTTCCATCTCTGAGAATGATGCATTTGAGGAAGCGAACACAAAAGATTCTGCTGGTGATGATGTTGTGAGTGATGTTGCCAACATTGGAGGCAACACTGTTTATGCAGAATATGATATGTCACTTGCCTTATTTCAAAAGTTGTGTTCAGAAGCTTCTATTGTTTATTGACATATGTATGTCAACCATGAATTCATTGAAGAAGAATATTGATTTGGATGCTTGCAAGAGGCAGATTTTGGTTGAATTTGTTCAAGATTTGAGGTCTTTTTGCTACTGTCTTTGCTTTTGTTCCTAACAGTTGAAAGCATGCTTTGGAACTCTTTGCAAACCTCGCTGCTAGTGTAGATACTGAGCAATCTATCAAGTTTGACAGAGTGTCTATACATGAGCGAATAGATGTTTGATTCAGTTACTACTGCTCTATACCGCACTTTTGATGATGAAGAGAAAGGAGTTCTGCTGAATATCAATGAGTGTTGTGAAGAACTAGATTCCTTCAACCAACCTTGCTGTGGTAACCAAGTACAAGTTGTGGTACTTTTTGTAGTTGGAACTTGATGTCCTTTCAAGTTTGATGAAGTTGATATTCAAGTTCATAttcaaatttgctgatggaggtTGATAAAGTCCACAAATTTGCCTTTTCCATCCCTCATCTTTGGGATTCTGGAATTATACGGCTTTATCCGAAACATTGTTGAGTCTTTGTCTCTGGATGGTTAAGAATTGAAGGTTGCTCATATTTTGCTGAAAGGGAAAATAAACCTAACTTGGTCTGAATCTGATGTTGTGTCTCGTGTTACCAACACTGCGCGCAACACTGCTCCCATAGCTGATTTTCTGTAGATCACTCATGTTGCTGTACAATCTTCGGTGGATCATGCATCGAAGAAAATAAATCAGGAGAAGAAAGATAATGTATACTATGAAGCCTTATTGGCCGAGTATTGATTGATGATTGAATTGGATGTTTTTGTTCCTCCCATTTTTACTGAGGAAATTGTCTTTTATGATGATAATGAAGCTTCCCTGACTCAAGTTCTGAACATTCTAAAGCAAGGGAAGACTGATATTTCTGTGGTTGTTTTTGCTCAACCTTCCGATGATGAGCTTGATAGATAAATTCTCGAATAATTTGCTGCAATCAGGTCTGATGTATCTTATAATTCCTCCAAATTTAAAGATGATTATAATGCTTAAGCTAGTGAGGAATCAAGGCTTCTGGAGAAGATGATGATGCACATGCTTGTGTTGCTgatggtgttgccaacatcacaGACAACACGGATGCTGCTGAGTTTTATTTTACTACTGTTTTTTTCTAGAAGTTCTACTCTAGAGAAGATGCTTCTGTGTGGCTCTTGTATGTGAATATAGGTTGATTGATGAAAAGAATATCGATGTGGATGCCTATGAAAAGATCAATTTGGTTGAATTTTTGAAGGATCAAAAGCTATTTTTATTGCAGTGGTGCCCTACAGCAGGAAACCAGTGCTGAAATTTTTGTGAGAGAAAAACTTTTTTAGTTCAACCTTGCCACAATAAATACTCTTTATGACACACCGAATGATGAAGAAGGGAACCACTCTAATACTCATGGAGTTACTGCTTACTCACCGGTGGTTTGCTCAAAAGTTGCATGGACAACTCTCTGCTACAGAGCTCACATCTTTTTAATCTATCTTACACAAAACAGCTGTATGCAATTGGATGCTCTCTACAAACTCCAGTGTGGTGACTCGACCACAAGCGTTTGTGTAATTTGCTATAGAGACTGAGAGCACTTTCATTTTTAGCAAACTCGTATTCAAGACTATACTCCAGTTTGCATATGGAAGATTAAACCCACCAAGTGGCCTTTTTCATCTTTGATCTATGGATTTTTGGAGTTTCAAGGTTTGCTTCGTGATATTGGTAAAGGTATATCTGAACTGAGTGAAGATCTGCAGGTTGAAGCTGCTTTAATAAGAGGGAAGAGAAACCTTGACCTTCATTGGTCTGAATCTAATGTTTTTGTTGTTGATGCTGATGTTGTTtccggtgttgccaacacgggaGACAACACTGAAGAACTTGAAGAAACTGTGCCTCAAAAATCCACTCTGGATTTTTCTCTCACTATCATTCAGGCTCTCAAGTGTCATGATGAGATCTTTATGGATCCTTGTTAGCTGACTGTCGTACAAGATttggcatttctggccaaaAAAGGGTAGAGAATGCACAAGATGAGGCTGGTCCCTCTGGGACTAAGGACGATGAGGATGAGTACACTGAAGATCAGGAGAGATCTGATACTGATCAATTTTGGATTGATTGGTGTCACCccatatttttttcttatctCATCTTAGCTTTAATTTTCAGATTATTATatctgtttttgttttgttatagTTATGTGCCTTAATTGCTCTGATATGCTTTAATTAGACTAACTACTTCTACCCCTCTTATGCTTTGATATATGAATTATAGAATTCCTAAGCGTCAAGGTTCGTGTTATCCTTGGTATTGCCAACACGAGAGACAACACCTTCAGGGGGAGAAGTGttttaaactcagggggagtttatgttTGAATTGTTTGTGCtagttttgtccagaaaggcaaaaaagggaagattgaaaggaatagTAATTCCTTGAAGATCTTTTCCTTAAGTGTgtaattataatattaaattttgccTTCTAGACAATAGATTTGATATGACATGGTAAAATATTCTATGATCTCGAGATTGACTAGGATAGATATTTACCTAGTATGAATATTATATATTGATTAGAAAATTAAgggatttatgtttataaaatattatcaaGATGTGATATGATAGGTTGAATATTTATGTGCTATTATCGAAAATATTGAGATAAATATTTGCCTAGATTGAGTATTATCTTGATAAGGAAATATTGTGTATTATCgttatatcatatattataaagattgtatcaaaagaGTCTTATTCCTAACAAAGACTTATTTTCTTATTTGTGTAGGACTGTACAAGGAAATCATTTCTATGCTTGGACTCTCATCTATAAGAAATGATTCTGCGCAAAAACAAACGTACACTTCAGAGGAGAATTCATAAGAGCTTTCAGAGAAAATCACATTGAAGAATTCGAAGATTTTGAAGCAATTTTGTAGTCGTCGTTACTACTTGTCCTcgtgttgccgttcgtgttgaagacatcagagacaacactgtgggcaCTGTGTTGATCGAAGATCTTttctgtctcttcaatttaggctacgggagttgcatttgattttttttatacattgattatttaggatgcaagtttgatttctcaacttattgagaaatttaggatttactgatttttcgtaaaatcactaggattatttTGTAAGAccgatcttacgtttactagtgatatttagccttAAGGCACctgcacgagtttttatactcgtgcaaaattaatttcttgtgttatttatttttgtttatttttcgttgcactgtgttgtctttggTGTTGTGACACCGCGGACAATACTGACTCTTGATTTTAACCTACAATTACAATACGATTTTtgtcaagtggtatcagagccaactTTTGACTTTATTAAGAGAGattctggttatttttgttttgtaggTTTATCACGGACATGCCGGTTGTTTATGCCTTTATAAGCACTCTAGGATGGAACAAATACGTGTTTATGTGGATATTCGTATGCTACAAAGCTAGCAAAAATGTGTCATGTTTATGTCACTGAGTTGCCAAAATGTACATGATAAGTTATTAGATTGTATTGGATTGGTTTCGACGAATTAACCTTATCTTATAACAATTAAGATTTGTGTgttgtgattattattttacaCACGCAATGCATGTGCATCGTCCGTTAGTGTATACTAATCTTTCACTCACTATTAATCAAACGTACGTGAACGTACGTTACAACGCCATGTAGATGGATAAAAACTTCAACAGAATTTACAAGAGTTGAGAAAAGTAAAAGAAAATCTTATCGACGAGGAACTGGGAAAGAAGCTTCGTAATCGCAAATTCACAATCAAAGAAAGATAGCAGACCGAGAAAAGTATTGAAGAAATTAAGAAATCATAATGTTAGATTTTTGAGGAATTGACATTAGTTAGGAATTGGAACCATACTTTCTTGCAAACATCCCAATCAAAACTTTAATTGAAAGCTAATTTTCATGAGACTGGTAATTAATTAATGCTAATTTGCAGCTGGCTTTTGTCTGAAGATACACACCGATTAAAGAAATCTTTGAATATGACTTTGAAAGCTACCTATAAACTCGTGCAAGTTTTTAGAgcaataaaatttcaattttatatAACTAACGAATCCTTTTGGAAAATCCGTGTTTAGTTAATTATTATCAACCCGGCCGTTTGTATTATGGTTTCATGTTGattggtttaattaagttagatAGTTTCCTAATTGTAATTTCGGTAATGTAAGTTGACatgtttttatattaatttagtTATATATGTTATTCACTTATTTGACAAAGTTAGGTTTTCATCAAATATCTTGGATTTATTTTTGggttttaatcatttttttgcCAAAAGCCACTAAATCCATTGAATATGACTAATTTCACGTCGATATTCTCGTGCTTGGTTCGAGTGTGGCAAAATAAAGTTAATATTacacatattaaaattattttaaacacaaataaaatatttttttcctttattttaatttcactTAGGTAGATTTAAATGTGCTTAATATGAGTTTTattctaaattttaaaaaaaaaattattttagtcACACTTGACACGAAAAAAACATATTGATATCGAATAAACAATATTCGATAAAATTACTATTTTttctaattaaattaatttgaacGATGAAATTAACACtacaaaaaaacacaaataacaaCGACAAATTCCGTCACTATTATGTCGTTAAATTAATTTAACGACAGAATATTGACGGAATTATTGGTGTCACCGAAATCCTTGTCGCCAATGTGTATGGTGATAACAATATATTTCTGTCGCAATTTAGCGACAGAATTTAGATATATGTTGTTAAAAATTGGCGACGAACTATAGATTTTTCTTTAAGCGACAGAAAAACAATTTGTGTCATTAAAATTTAGTGGcggaaattatttttatatcattAAGATTTAGCGACATGATACATCTAGTTGTCGTTAAAAATTAGCAACAAACTAATATTTGTGTTACTAATTTAAGGGCAGAAACTGACTTCTGTCGCGAAATTTAATAACAAATTGCTGAAATTTATCGTTAAAGTCAATGACAGAAATTTTAAATCCGCCGTGATTTTTAACGATGAAATTTGTATTTCCGTCACTATTTCACATACCTACCCAACCCCCCATTGCCTAGTAATATCGACTCTATTTTCTTTTATGGTCAACCCTTTTTGGAAGAAAAAAGTAATATCGACCCATCCAAAAAAACCTTAATCcaaatatatacacacattgcCTCATCACATCATATAAATAATCCATCATCCACAAACTTTAATCAAAGTAATCATTCAATCATTAAACAATATAATATGAAAACTATGAATTCATCTCAAAATATATATCCACAAAAGTGTCATTCTAGATACTGTTCCGGTCATCACAGTAGAAATCATCAATTTGACCTTGacaaaaaacacacacacaaaataaCTTGATGTATACCAATTAAAACGAGAACCAACCATATTAACCAATATCAAGTTATGTACCCAAAAACATCCAAGTACCTAATATTCATATTTGCCAAAAACACCAAACCATCGTATGATCATAAGGTTTGTAAATTAAGATTAGTATTTTATGAGCGTGATGCAtgcatatttattaattaatttcttttctttctgagaataattttgttattttatggTGATATGAAAATAACAAAATGAGTATGAACAttgaataaatatttaaaatataaataactaAATTGATTATAGAACGAAcaattagaaaataaaaataataatttataatttgaaaaaaaactttATTAATACAAcacttatatttaattttttctagTTTTTATCACTACCACATATTGAAATTTAACATCTTCGGGTTTCAAAATTTTCGGACCCTTgtgaaaggaattttaattcCTTGACATTCTCGatcttaattattaaataatatttgattttgctttctagataAGTTAAAATATTTGGCAAATATTGTGTGCATATTTTGAATATcttatgaaatatatttttcatgatCGGTTATATCTTGATAAGGTAGTTAAtcgatatattatattaatatcaagatatgatatgatttgatatagTTTTATTCCTACTCAAACAAGTTTTcttattcatgtaggactctatctaagaaaACCTTCAAGATGTGGATTCCAATCTATTAAGGAAGGTTTCACGCACAAGAAAGATAGATCTTCAGACGCAATAATTCTCAGAGCATTGACCGAAGAAATCCTGTTGAAGAAATGAAGATTTCTAAAGCAAGGTTTTGCAACCttcgttgttgcatgtccccgtgttgccATTAGTGTTGAAGACATCGAAAAAAACACCGTGGAAACTATGTTGTTGAAGATATTTTGTGTCTCTTCAAATTTCGGCTACGAGAGTTGCATCTATTTATTTTGTACTCTGATTTTATAGGATGCAATTTTGATCTCTCAACtatttgagaaatttaggatttattgatttttcgtAAAGTCACTAGTattactttgtaagactgatcttacctTTTCTAGTAATATTTGGCCCTAAGGCACTCGCACGAGTCTTtgtactcgtgcaaaattaatcacttgtattttatttacgctttaaatttccgctgcactgtgttgtcattGGTGTTACAACACTTCCTGTTTTCATATAACaaaccacgtacaccgtttcttttacgtggcatcagagccaccacttgactttactaagtAAGTTACTGGTTGTTGTTACAGGTTTGTTATGGATACTCAGTACACGAATGTTGCAATTCGTCCACCGATTTTGGATGGAACAA
Proteins encoded:
- the LOC140884785 gene encoding uncharacterized protein codes for the protein MNFSLSDDDSDRDQEQNDEEDHTSLAALLKEKRCFQFNPLGVASDVATPGQNTSEKSVYLNTSTFGNFGDQEAVNDDITLECVQEFYEELYADRIKQNNLNTILSKENSYLKFVMVKLEVILDNKNLEFCNDKGELKKVTLKLVKFNSSTFKLDFIMGKDGKAGLGLENRVFEVVESSKPTVFVKKSSITSRTPIVAPPFKNYSSKERVPPQKSKQWKRHFICHYCFKPNHIRSFCFKTMNDYIYWKSKLMFPPVLHNTRRNTTKNRPTTKKIWVPKFDFQCFVVYTSLKTNIAGHWYLHRGSSRHITGLKEHLMDHIEQICGKVTYGGGAK